gagaaactcagtgttatctatttcctgtaaagttgaacagacagtagtgacctccaggtcatttaaagaagagaacactttaaacagaaaatcacaaagatctatagacttaatgtgaactagagtaagaaaataaaatgataataccaaaaactctctaacagttatttctttgttttcacactGAAATGTTAATGAAAGCAGTTCATTCAATGTTTGGGAAGAAATCCTCCCAATTTAACATGCTTTATGTTTACAGCTCAGTGTTGCTTCATTGACTGTCAGCTCTATCAGTTTCACTAcattaatcagaataaaaactggACTGAAGCTCAGCAgtactgcagagagaaacacactGACCTGGCCACAGTGACTAACATGAAGGACATGGAGAGACTCAACAACATCTCAGCTGGATATAAGACGGCAGCATGGATTGGTCTGTATGATCAAACAAATGGTAACAGAACATGGTTCTGGTCTCTGTCTGAACTGGAGTTCAATGAAAGTGAGACAAAATGGCAGCAAGGAGAACCAAATGATGGTGGAAATCAAGTACCTGAGAACTGTGGGGCTATGAATAAAGATCTCACATGGCTAGATGACGGTTGCCAGAAGACTAAATATTTCCTCTGCTATGATGGTGagtattaaaaacacagaatctaaACTCTTTAGATTGTCCAATAAAAGTATctggataaaacatttaatgaataaagGAAGTAACAATTTCACTCTCAGATAACAGGAACTGTAGCTTCAATGCATTTGCCAGTGAACCTGATTTTATGCTTATCCTGAAAAATAGTTATAAATTATGATTTGCATTTGTCTGTTTACTCCACAGAAACTAATAAAACCCATAAATATCACCTGATTGAAGAGAGGAAGACCTGGCTGGAAGCTCAGAGttactgcagagagaaacacacagaccTGATCAGTGGAACGAAGCAACTACAGGATGAAGAAGTGAAGAAATTGATGAACTCTTCAAGCACTTACCCACACATTGGTTTATTCAGAGACACCTGGAGGTGGTCAGATGGAAACAGTTTCTCTTTCAGACACTGGAATAATGACTTTAACTATCCACAATCCAACAGTGGTCAATGTGCCATGACTGTGTTTAATGATGGAGGCAGATGGAGGAATGTGAGCTGTGCTGAAAGAAAACCCTTCATCTGTTATGATGGTGAGTTCTTGTTGCAATAAGACAAag
The window above is part of the Xiphophorus couchianus chromosome 14, X_couchianus-1.0, whole genome shotgun sequence genome. Proteins encoded here:
- the LOC114157150 gene encoding C-type mannose receptor 2-like; the encoded protein is MQWSLILLFLMAQCCFIDCQLYQFHYINQNKNWTEAQQYCREKHTDLATVTNMKDMERLNNISAGYKTAAWIGLYDQTNGNRTWFWSLSELEFNESETKWQQGEPNDGGNQVPENCGAMNKDLTWLDDGCQKTKYFLCYDETNKTHKYHLIEERKTWLEAQSYCREKHTDLISGTKQLQDEEVKKLMNSSSTYPHIGLFRDTWRWSDGNSFSFRHWNNDFNYPQSNSGQCAMTVFNDGGRWRNVSCAERKPFICYDDKVILITENKTWEDALYYCRDHHHDLVTITNMDDQRWIQEKVKNASTDYVWMGLSYACTLDLWFWVSDEMVIYKNWAEGEPMDDCDMSGAMETGGKHKWFKRNDSDLFNFICSKY